A stretch of the Methanobrevibacter woesei genome encodes the following:
- a CDS encoding TIGR01177 family methyltransferase — protein sequence MELLFIQSQEHPKLPIAELKAVIECENIEGTLDIITEGLVILRDISDENLEKYYKLFVRRLGYTHEVHEVISKFKYESLEEEILKVNWQEYIKDNFAVRLKRFSSDIDTVGCEREVGSLILSNVNDTDIKVKLENPNSLVRLVAYQDNIFLAIERFKLNKKHFEEIKPHKRPFFYPGSMSPKLARCMVNLSRVCEGDLVLDPFCGTGGILIEAGLIGCKVAGSDVNWKMKNGTAINLEYCGIENYRTFNVDVRELKMYEKVDSVVTDPPYGISTSTGDIDGDEIFNEFFHSIYSNMKDDAFLCMASPHYVDLQPMIDEVGFQLMEQYHIKMHRSLTRVISVIKKKD from the coding sequence ATGGAATTACTATTTATACAGTCTCAGGAACATCCTAAATTACCAATTGCTGAATTAAAAGCAGTTATTGAGTGTGAAAATATTGAAGGAACTTTAGATATAATAACTGAAGGTTTAGTTATACTTAGAGATATCTCAGATGAAAATTTAGAAAAATATTATAAGCTATTCGTTAGAAGATTGGGATACACTCATGAAGTACATGAAGTTATATCTAAGTTTAAATATGAATCTCTTGAAGAGGAAATCCTAAAAGTAAACTGGCAAGAGTATATTAAAGATAACTTTGCTGTTAGATTGAAAAGATTTAGCTCTGATATTGACACTGTAGGCTGTGAAAGGGAAGTAGGGTCACTTATTTTATCTAATGTTAATGATACTGATATTAAAGTTAAATTAGAAAATCCAAATTCCTTGGTAAGATTGGTTGCATATCAGGATAATATATTTTTAGCTATTGAAAGATTTAAATTAAATAAAAAACATTTTGAAGAGATTAAACCTCATAAAAGACCTTTCTTTTACCCAGGATCCATGAGTCCAAAATTAGCAAGATGTATGGTAAATTTATCACGTGTTTGTGAAGGAGATTTAGTATTGGATCCATTTTGTGGTACTGGAGGAATACTAATTGAAGCAGGTCTTATAGGATGTAAAGTTGCAGGTTCTGATGTTAATTGGAAAATGAAAAATGGGACAGCTATTAATTTAGAGTACTGTGGAATTGAAAATTATAGAACTTTTAATGTTGATGTTCGCGAGCTTAAAATGTATGAGAAAGTTGATTCTGTAGTAACTGATCCACCATATGGGATTTCAACATCAACTGGAGATATTGATGGGGATGAAATCTTCAATGAATTTTTCCATTCAATTTACAGTAATATGAAGGATGATGCTTTTTTATGCATGGCAAGTCCTCATTATGTTGATCTCCAACCGATGATTGATGAAGTTGGTTTTCAACTAATGGAACAGTATCATATTAAAATGCATAGAAGTTTAACAAGAGTAATTTCAGTTATAAAGAAGAAAGACTAA